Proteins from a genomic interval of Salvelinus sp. IW2-2015 unplaced genomic scaffold, ASM291031v2 Un_scaffold2377, whole genome shotgun sequence:
- the LOC112073807 gene encoding piggyBac transposable element-derived protein 4, with amino-acid sequence MRYLRFDARETRRMHLETDKFALVSEVWDAFLQNCVSSYKPGVKITVEVQWFPSKAKCTFTQYIPYKQDKWGMKLLLAADIDSKYVLNVFPYLGKGESQLPENVVMRLVEPYLGEGRNVNTDEIFTSLPLANKLIDKNTSLVGVMKVSRGLPLSVSNQAXAELFSTTARQSNTVYRRKPRENVCILSNKLPTVAIGGDTNRKPETLTHYNNTKVGVDKMARQFRVKAATHRWPVAVFYNLLDLAAG; translated from the exons ATGCGATACCTGCGTTTTGATGCAAGAGAGACCAGACGCATGCACTTGGAAACGGACAAATTCGCCCTGGTATCAGAAGTTTGGGACGCGTTTTTACAGAACTGTGTTTCCTCTTATAAGCCAGGAGTGAAGATTACCGTTGAGGTGCAATGGTTCCCCTCAAAAGCTAAGTGCACCTTTACGCAGTACATCCCCTACAAGCAAGACAAGTGGGGCATGAAGCTTTTGTTGGCAGCTGACATCGACAGCAAGTACGTGCTGAATGTCTTTCCGTATCTGGGGAAAGGTGAATCCCAGCTTCCTGAAAATGTGGTGATGAGGCTTGTAGAACCTTACCTTGGCGAGGGTAGGAATGTAAACACAGACGAGATCTTCACATCACTGCCATTGGCAAATAAGTTGATTGACAAGAACACAAGCTTAGTCGGGGTTATGAAAGTGAGCCGGGGGCTGCCTCTCTCTGTGAGCAACCAGGCACAKGCAGAGCTGTTCTCCACAACGGCACGACAAAGCAACACGGTTTACAGACGTAAGCCAAGAGAGAACGTCTGTATCCTGAGTAATAAGCTTCCGACAGTTGCTATTGGCGGTGACACAAATAGAAAACCAGAGACCCTGACGCACTATAACAACACAAAG GTTGGTGTGGATAAGATGGCCAGACAGTTCAGGGTGAAAGCAGCTACCCACCGCTGGCCTGTTGCCGTATTCTACAACCTGCTTGACCTGGCTGCTGGGTGA